A window of Methanosarcinales archaeon genomic DNA:
GCCAGAAGGGCCGGGTCATTAAGGGATTTATGCCCAGAGCAAGAGGTAGTTCTTCACCAAAGAATACAGAGACAGTCAATATAGAAATGATCCTTGAGGAGGTGCAGTAAACATGGGCGTCGAGAGAAAATTCGTTAAGGAAGGACTAAACAAGGCAATGATCAACGAATACTTTACCAAGCAGCTTGAGCGTGCAGGATATGGCGGAATGATCATGAACCGCACACCAATGGGCACCCAGATTACATTACAGGCTGAAAAACCAGGTATGGTTATTGGAAAGGGCGGCAAGGTCATACATAAACTAACCCGGGATATGGCTTATATATATAATGTGGATAATCCTCAGATCGATGTGCAGGAAGTTAAAGTACCTGAACTAAATGCCCAGATGATGGCTAATCGTCTTGCAAGCTCGCTTGAGAGAGGCTGGTATTTCAGAAAGGCAGGTCATAATATGTTGCGCAGGATCATGGATTGTGGAGCATTAGGCTGCGAGATCATTATTTCAGGAAAGCTGACAGGACCCAGATCAAGAGTCTCCAAGATGGTGGACGGTTACATTAAACACGCAGGTCAGCCAGCAATAGAACTTGTGGATAAAGGGTTTGCCACAGCAGTCAAGAAGCTGGGAACCCTCGGATGCAGTGTACGCATTGTACCCCCTGGTACCGAACTCCCGGGCAAGTTCCATATGCTCATGGAAGAAGCTCCCGAAGCATCTGAAGTTGAAGCACCTAAGAAAGGCATCAAGCATGTGCTGGAAAAAGCTCCTGAGAAAAAGCCTGCTATGAAGAATATCAGACAGGTTGGTAGTGCCTGGGAACACAGGCATGATGATCTGGACTGGCATCCAATGTCCACACCTCATCCAGCGGCTGTAAAACCTGCTGAAGAAGACACTCCATCAGAATCAAGTTCTGAACCAAATGCCGTTTCGATTGAAGAAGCCCGTATCCACAATGGTGAAGAAGAACACAAGCATGAAGGTTATGATTACTGGCACCCAGCCTCAAGAGTTCACAAACTCAAAGGAGAGGAATAGATATGGCCATCCTGCGAGTAGACGAGATCAGGAACATGAGCAATGAGGAAAGGCTGGATGAACTGGAAACGCTCGGTAATGAGCTTATCAGGGAGCGTGCCATAGCATCGGCCGGAGGTGCCCCTGAAAACCCGGGCCGCATCGGAGAGATACGCCGAACCATAGCCAGGATAAAGACTATCCAGAAGGAGCTCGGTGATTAAGGAGGATAATAATGCAGATATCACCACAAAACCTCATGCATCACGAATTGATAGGTCTCGAGGTAGAGGTGGTAGACAGCACCAATAATACTCAAATAGGAATTAAAGGAAAAGTGATAGACGAAACAAAAAATACTCTGAAGATCGAAGTGGACAGCGGTCAGGTAAAGATCCTGCCTAAAATCCACACACACTTCATATTCACAATACCCGCCCCATCAGGTAGACGTTACCTGCCTGATCAACATATGCGGGTCAAAGTCGATGGATCGTTATTGCACTCACAACCCGAAAATCGTATCCAGACTAAGTTCAAAAAAAGCATTAGAAGACGAATAAATCGATAATAAATATTATAAAATAATGAGGAAATTAAGATGACGCGAGATATTGGGTTGGACGTTAAGGCACCTGAAACAGAGTGTAATGACATTAATTGTCCGTTCCATGGCACTCTGTCGGTCAGAGGACAGGTTTTCACTGGTTCTGTGGTCAGCAGCAAAATGGAACAGACAGTAGTTGTCAAGCGCACCTCCGAGAAATTAATCACAAAATACGAGCGATACGAGAAGCGGCAGTCAAAAATGCGTGTTCATAACCCGCCTTGTATTAATGCTGTTGAAGGAGACATTGTCAAGGTTGCCGAATGCAGGCCACTTAGCAAGACCAAGACCTTTGTAGTGATCGAGGTGGCAAAATGATAGGGATAAAAGCTAACATACCCCGCTCTTTAAATGCTGGTGCCAAGCTGGATTGTGTAGACAATACCGGTGCCAGGCAGGTGGAGATCATATCTGTGAAGCAGTACAGAGGTGTCAAGAACAGGATGCCTAAGGCAGGGATCGGCGATATGTGCGTGGTAAGTGTGAAAAAAGGCACGCCAGAGATGAGAAAGCAGATTCTAAAAGCAGTTGTAGTGCGGCAGAAAAAAGAATTCAAGCGCCCTGATGGTCTGAGAGTTTCATTTGAGGATAATGCTGTAGTGATCACTGATGATTCCGGCGTTCCTAAAGGTACTGAGATCAAAGGCCCGGTGGCAAGAGAAGCAGCAGAGCGGTTCAGCAAGATAGCTTCAGCGGCTTCAATTATTGTTTGAGGTGTGTAGCGATGAAGATTAAATCCAAACAACCAAGAAAACAGAGAAAAGCACGCTACAATGCATCGCTGCATCAGCGCCAGAAATTGATGAGTGCCCCACTGAGTCCTGAGTTGAAAGACAAATATAACAAGCGAAACTTACCAGTAAAAGTGGATGATACTGTAATGGTAATGCGTGGCGATCATACGGGCACTGAGGGTAAAGTCGAACTTGTGGATCTGAAACACGGCATCATAGTAGTCGAGGGTGTAAGTGTCCCAAAAGCAGATGGAACTGAAGTTCCAAGACCCATATACCCATCCAATGTAATGATCACAAAATTAGAACTCAAAGACAAGATACGAGAGAATACACTATCAAGAGGAGGCGAACAAGAGTGAGCAGACATCAAAAAAGAGTAGCAGCTCCAAAAAGTTGGCCCATTTCAAAGAAGACTAATATATGGGTGACCAAACCCAATCCAGGTCCACATTCCCATGATAATTCGATCCCGCTGGGAGTGCTTATCAGGGACATATTGAAACTGACCGATAATCTGAGGGAGGCAAAGCGGGTCCTGAACGAAGGCAATGTGCTGGTTGACGGCATAGTCAGAAAGGACCATAAGTTCCCTGTAGGGATATTTGACGTGGTGCAGTTCCCAAAGCTCCGGATAAGTTACCGGGTTCTCCTTAATCCCAGGGGTCGGCTGATGGTCAATGAACTGGATGTTGCAGATCCCAAGAAACCCTGCAAAATCCTTAATAAATCAGTAATAAAAGGCGGCAGGTTCCAGCTTAACCTCCATGATGGTACTAATATCTTGGCTAGTAATGAGTACAAGTCAAACGACATTGTTATTCTTGATATACCTGGCAAGACCATCCACAAACATATCAAATATGAACCAGGGAACCTGGCTGTGGTCACTGGCGGCACCCATTCCGGGGAACTGGCCAATATCAAAGAGATCAAAAAGGTACGCAGCAGCAGGCACAATATGGTAGTACTGACCAAAGAAGACGGTACCGATTTCGAGACCATTGAGGATTACGTGTTCGTTGTGGGCACTGATAAACCAGAGATCAACCTGGGAGGTGCTGTCCATGAGTAAAGATAATGTTATGAGGACGCCGAAAATCGATAAGGTCACGGTCCATATTGGCGTGGGCGAGAGCGGTGAGAGGCTCAATAATGCAGAAGATATCCTGCAAACCATAGCCCAGCAGAAGAGTGTAAGAACAAAAGCTAAACGTACTCTGCAGACCTTTAGCATTAAGAAAGGCGAACCTATCGGGTGCAAAGTGACCCTGCGGGGTGAACTGGCAGAGAATTTCCTACGCACCAGCCTTGGCATTGTGGAGAACCAGTTGAAGGCATCCCAGTTCGACCGGACCGGGAATTTCAATTTCGGAATTGAGGAACATACTGATTTTCCGGGAATGAAATATGATCCCAATATAGGTATCTTTGGCATGGACGTGACAGTATCCCTGATCAGACCAGGTTACAGGATCAGCAGGCGGAAGATCATACAAAGCAAGATCCCAACCCGTCATAAATTGACCCCGGACGATGCAATGACCTTTATTAAAGAATCATATGGTGCGGAGGTAGTGGCATGAACGAAGAAACCACTGAAATCGAGAAGAAGTTCGGTCGAGGTGCCAATCAGTGCCGCAGATGCGGTCGCCAACAGGGACTGGTAAGGAAATATGGAATCTATCTATGTCGGCAATGTTTTAGAGAGATTGCACCGGACATGGGATTCTCAAAATATTCGTGAGGTAAAGGAAAATGGTATTATTAGATCCCCTGGCAGATGCACTCTCCACAATAAAGAATGCAGAGAGTACAGGCAAACCCGACTGTGTTATCCATCCCGCTTCAAAACTGATCAGCAATGTACTGAAGATCATGCAGGATTTGGGCTATATCGGGAACTTTGAGTTCATAGACGACGGGAAGTCGGGCATGATAAAAGTAGAATTGAAAGGCAAGATCAACAAATGCGGTGTTATTAAACCCAGATCATCAGTTGGCTACAAGGACTTTGAGAAATTTGAAAAGAGGTATCTTCCGGCCCGGAATTTCGGTGCACTGATACTTACTACACCCAAAGGTGTTTCCTCTCATTATGATGCCAGAAGCATGAACACGGGCGGACAACTGCTGGCTTACGTGTACTGAGGTGTGAAAAATGGTAAAAGAATTGAAAAAGACCCTGGAAATTCCTGATGGTGTGAATGTGGTCATGGACGGGAACAATGTTTCAGTGACCGGTCCCAATGGTGCCACTGTCAGAGAACTGTGGTATCCCGGGATCATCATAACCCAGGAGGGAACCCAGGTCATTGTTGATTCGCCCAATCCCCGGAAAAAACAGCAGGCTATGATGGGTACCCTGTCATCACATATCAATAATATGATAAAAGGTGTGACTGAGGGTTATACCTATAAAATGAAAGTAGTATTCGCTCACTTCCCGATCCAGTTGAAGGTAGAGGGAGAGTATCTGAATATCGGAAATTTCCTTGGTGAGAAAAAGCCGAGAAAAGCCAGGATATTGGGTGACACAAAGGTAGTGGCCAAAGGAGACGAGGTAGTAGTATCTGGTATCAATAAAGAATATGTGGGCCAGACCGCTGCAAATATCCAGCAGGCAACCAAGATCAAACGATTCGATCCTCGGGTGTTCCAGGACGGCATATACGTCGTGGAGAAGACGACAGCGTAGGTGATGATGATGAAAGAAGATATAATTAAAGAATTCACTTCATTAAAAGGCGTTGGTGAATCAGAAGCCGAAGCCCTATATGAGGCAGGTTACGAATCAATTGAAGAGTTAGCCGATGCAACTGTTGAAGAGTTATCTGAGGTAAAAGAGATTACACCAGCCCTGGCAAAGGGCATTAAGGATCTGGTCTCCTCGGAAACAGTGACTATAGCAGAAGATAAAACTGATGAAGAGATCATTGAAGTCCCAACAGCAGAACTTGAGATGGATCCGGAATCTCTTAGATTGCTGAAGGTCAGGAAGAAGCAGAAACTTAAGAAACCTCATTTTGTCCAGACCGATTATCATAAGAAAAAGAGGCTAAAAGACACATGGAGAAAACCCAAAGGACTTCATAACAAGAAGCGCCGGTATATCCTTGGCAAGGGTGAGATGGCAAGGCCAGGATACGGAAGTCCTACAGCAGTAAAGGGTCTGCATCCTTCAGGTTTCATAGAGGTTCTTCTGAATAGGGTTCAGGACGTGGACAATGTAAATCCCAATAAACAGGCCATCCGCATTGCCAGGACCGTGGGTCAGCGTAAGCGACTGGATATAGTTAAGAAAGCCAGAAGCCTGGGATTGAAGATTGTCAATCCACCACTTGAAAAAGGGGATGAGTGAAATGTCTGATCTTAAAAATCAGCGGGTAATTGCAGCTCATGTACTGGATGTTGGTGTCAATCGTATATGGATGGACCATGAAGCAGAAGAAGAAATTGCCACAGCCATTACCCGTCAGGATATCAAGGAACTTATACAAAAAGGTGTGATCAAAGCAAGACCAATAATTGGTGTGTCCAGGGGTAGAGCCCGCAAATTAGATGCCAAGAGGGCATATGGACACCGCAAGGGCCATGGTTCGAGAAAAGGGGCAAAAGGTGCCCGTAATCCCAAGAAACAGCTCTGGATGAAGAAGATCCGGGCTTTAAGGCGCCGGCTTCACGAACTAAAGGACGAGAATACAATTGACACATCAACATATTGCAAAATGTACCGCAAAGCAAAAGGCGGAGAATATAGGAACGTAGCTCACATGGAAGCACATATCGAATCTCATACACATGGGGGGGACTGAATCATGGCAACCGGACCAAGATATAAAGTACCGTTCAGACGCAGGAGAGAAGGAAAGACCGATTATCATCAGCGTCTTAAGCTGATAATATCAAAACGCCCCCGGATCGTAGCTCGGAAAAGCCTGCGGCATATGAGACTCCAGATGGTTACACCCAAACCGGAGGGTGACATCACAATGGTCCATGCAGATTCCAGTGAACTTGCCACATACGGATATACCGGTCCTACCGGAAACACTTCGGCAGCATACCTCACAGGACTGCTTTTCGGATATAAGGCCCAGAAGGAAGGTTTTGACAATGCCATTTTGGACATGGGACTGCAGGTCTCATCAAAGGGCTGCAGGGTGTATGCCGCATTGAAAGGTATAGTGGATTCAGGACTTGATGTACCCCATGACCCCGAGATATTCCCTGAAGATTCCAGAATAAATGGCGAAGATAACAAGGAATATACAGGTACCGACATTCCTTCCATGTTCGAACAAACCCAGACTAAGATTAATGAAGAATTCGGGGAGGACTAAAGTATGGCATATAATTATGAATCAGAATGGATCCCTAAAACCAGATTAGGAAACCTGGTTAAGGAAGGACAGGTGACCTCAATGGAGGAAGCCCTGAAGTCGGGACTGCCAATTAAGGAATATCAACTCGTGGACCAACTGCTTCCTGAACTTAAGGAAGAAGTACTTGATATTAATATGGTCCAGAGAATGACCGACTCAGGAAGGCGCGTGAAATTCAGAGCCACAGTAGTGGTGGGTAATGAGGACGGGTTTATTGGAATAGGCCAGGGTAAGGATGTCCAGGTGGGCCCTGCCATCAGGAAAGCCATTGACACGGCCAAGATCAATATTGCTTCTATTAAAAGAGGCTGCGGTTCCTGGGAATGCGGATGCGGGACCGAACATACTGTACCATTTGAAGTGGTCGGAAAGATGGGCAGTGTCAAGGTCATTCTGAAACCTGCACCCCGCGGCCTGGGACTGGCTTCAGGCAGCACAGCTAAGACTGTGATGCAGATGGCCGGGATCAAGGACGTTTGGACAAGGACCGAAGGTCAGACCAGAACTACCCTGAATTTCGCCAAAGCCACCTTTGAAGCATTGAAGAAAACAACTGTAATCCGTACATTGGAGGCAGTATAATGTATACAGCAATACGGATTCGAAGTACGGTTAATACCAGGCCCGAGATCAAAGATACCCTGAATATGCTCAGGCTAAAC
This region includes:
- a CDS encoding 30S ribosomal protein S3 encodes the protein MGVERKFVKEGLNKAMINEYFTKQLERAGYGGMIMNRTPMGTQITLQAEKPGMVIGKGGKVIHKLTRDMAYIYNVDNPQIDVQEVKVPELNAQMMANRLASSLERGWYFRKAGHNMLRRIMDCGALGCEIIISGKLTGPRSRVSKMVDGYIKHAGQPAIELVDKGFATAVKKLGTLGCSVRIVPPGTELPGKFHMLMEEAPEASEVEAPKKGIKHVLEKAPEKKPAMKNIRQVGSAWEHRHDDLDWHPMSTPHPAAVKPAEEDTPSESSSEPNAVSIEEARIHNGEEEHKHEGYDYWHPASRVHKLKGEE
- the rpmC gene encoding 50S ribosomal protein L29, whose amino-acid sequence is MAILRVDEIRNMSNEERLDELETLGNELIRERAIASAGGAPENPGRIGEIRRTIARIKTIQKELGD
- a CDS encoding ribonuclease P protein component 1, producing MQISPQNLMHHELIGLEVEVVDSTNNTQIGIKGKVIDETKNTLKIEVDSGQVKILPKIHTHFIFTIPAPSGRRYLPDQHMRVKVDGSLLHSQPENRIQTKFKKSIRRRINR
- a CDS encoding 30S ribosomal protein S17, which codes for MTRDIGLDVKAPETECNDINCPFHGTLSVRGQVFTGSVVSSKMEQTVVVKRTSEKLITKYERYEKRQSKMRVHNPPCINAVEGDIVKVAECRPLSKTKTFVVIEVAK
- a CDS encoding 50S ribosomal protein L14, which translates into the protein MIGIKANIPRSLNAGAKLDCVDNTGARQVEIISVKQYRGVKNRMPKAGIGDMCVVSVKKGTPEMRKQILKAVVVRQKKEFKRPDGLRVSFEDNAVVITDDSGVPKGTEIKGPVAREAAERFSKIASAASIIV
- a CDS encoding 50S ribosomal protein L24 is translated as MKSKQPRKQRKARYNASLHQRQKLMSAPLSPELKDKYNKRNLPVKVDDTVMVMRGDHTGTEGKVELVDLKHGIIVVEGVSVPKADGTEVPRPIYPSNVMITKLELKDKIRENTLSRGGEQE
- a CDS encoding 30S ribosomal protein S4e; amino-acid sequence: MSRHQKRVAAPKSWPISKKTNIWVTKPNPGPHSHDNSIPLGVLIRDILKLTDNLREAKRVLNEGNVLVDGIVRKDHKFPVGIFDVVQFPKLRISYRVLLNPRGRLMVNELDVADPKKPCKILNKSVIKGGRFQLNLHDGTNILASNEYKSNDIVILDIPGKTIHKHIKYEPGNLAVVTGGTHSGELANIKEIKKVRSSRHNMVVLTKEDGTDFETIEDYVFVVGTDKPEINLGGAVHE
- a CDS encoding 50S ribosomal protein L5, translated to MSKDNVMRTPKIDKVTVHIGVGESGERLNNAEDILQTIAQQKSVRTKAKRTLQTFSIKKGEPIGCKVTLRGELAENFLRTSLGIVENQLKASQFDRTGNFNFGIEEHTDFPGMKYDPNIGIFGMDVTVSLIRPGYRISRRKIIQSKIPTRHKLTPDDAMTFIKESYGAEVVA
- a CDS encoding 30S ribosomal protein S14; this translates as MNEETTEIEKKFGRGANQCRRCGRQQGLVRKYGIYLCRQCFREIAPDMGFSKYS
- a CDS encoding 30S ribosomal protein S8, with product MVLLDPLADALSTIKNAESTGKPDCVIHPASKLISNVLKIMQDLGYIGNFEFIDDGKSGMIKVELKGKINKCGVIKPRSSVGYKDFEKFEKRYLPARNFGALILTTPKGVSSHYDARSMNTGGQLLAYVY
- a CDS encoding 50S ribosomal protein L6; the encoded protein is MVKELKKTLEIPDGVNVVMDGNNVSVTGPNGATVRELWYPGIIITQEGTQVIVDSPNPRKKQQAMMGTLSSHINNMIKGVTEGYTYKMKVVFAHFPIQLKVEGEYLNIGNFLGEKKPRKARILGDTKVVAKGDEVVVSGINKEYVGQTAANIQQATKIKRFDPRVFQDGIYVVEKTTA
- a CDS encoding 50S ribosomal protein L32e, which codes for MKEDIIKEFTSLKGVGESEAEALYEAGYESIEELADATVEELSEVKEITPALAKGIKDLVSSETVTIAEDKTDEEIIEVPTAELEMDPESLRLLKVRKKQKLKKPHFVQTDYHKKKRLKDTWRKPKGLHNKKRRYILGKGEMARPGYGSPTAVKGLHPSGFIEVLLNRVQDVDNVNPNKQAIRIARTVGQRKRLDIVKKARSLGLKIVNPPLEKGDE
- a CDS encoding 50S ribosomal protein L19e — protein: MSDLKNQRVIAAHVLDVGVNRIWMDHEAEEEIATAITRQDIKELIQKGVIKARPIIGVSRGRARKLDAKRAYGHRKGHGSRKGAKGARNPKKQLWMKKIRALRRRLHELKDENTIDTSTYCKMYRKAKGGEYRNVAHMEAHIESHTHGGD
- a CDS encoding 50S ribosomal protein L18, with the translated sequence MATGPRYKVPFRRRREGKTDYHQRLKLIISKRPRIVARKSLRHMRLQMVTPKPEGDITMVHADSSELATYGYTGPTGNTSAAYLTGLLFGYKAQKEGFDNAILDMGLQVSSKGCRVYAALKGIVDSGLDVPHDPEIFPEDSRINGEDNKEYTGTDIPSMFEQTQTKINEEFGED
- a CDS encoding 30S ribosomal protein S5 produces the protein MAYNYESEWIPKTRLGNLVKEGQVTSMEEALKSGLPIKEYQLVDQLLPELKEEVLDINMVQRMTDSGRRVKFRATVVVGNEDGFIGIGQGKDVQVGPAIRKAIDTAKINIASIKRGCGSWECGCGTEHTVPFEVVGKMGSVKVILKPAPRGLGLASGSTAKTVMQMAGIKDVWTRTEGQTRTTLNFAKATFEALKKTTVIRTLEAV